The Roseomonas haemaphysalidis genome segment CTGCGCGACCACGCGCAGAACCTGCGCGTCGAGATGACGCCGGACGGCCTCCGGCTGCAGATCTTCGACCGCGACGGCGCCGCGATGTTCGCCCCCGGTGCCACCGAGCCGACGCCGCGGCTGGCGCGCATCCTGCAGGTGATCGGCGGCGTGCTGGCCACCGTGCCCAACGCCGTGGTGCTGTCCGGTCATACCGATGGGCAGTCGTTTTCCCGTGGCGCCTACGGCAACTGGGAGCTGTCCTCCGACCGCGCCAATGCCGCCCGGCGGGTGCTGGAACGCGACGGCGTGCAGGCCGCGCGGATGTTCCGCGTGGAAGGCAAGGCCTCGGTCGAGCCGCTGCTGGCGGAAGCACCCAACGATCCGCGCAACCGCCGCATCGCCATCACGGTGATGCGTGCTGACCGCACGGCCCCCCGTGCCCCGGAACCCCGGCGGTGAAACCGCCTTTCCATCCCGGCCCGCCGGCAGAAGCCGGCACCGGTCCCGCCCAAAACGGGCCGGGCTGCTGCAGCCCGACTGCGAACGCCTGACTTTCCTTCCGACCCCCAGACACAGCAGGGACCGCCATGACGGCCATCAACGCACTCCGCACCAGCGTCTCGGGCCTGAACGCCCAGGCCACCAAGCTTTCCGGTATCTCCAACAACATCGCCAATAGCTCCACCGTCGGATACAAGCGCGTCGACACGCAGTTCGAGAGCCTGGTGCTGGAAGGCTCCTCCAACGGTGGCTCGGCGCTGGCCGGAACCAGCTCGCAGAACCGGGTGGAGATCAGCAAGGTCGGCCAGCTGCAAAGCACCGGCATCGACACCGACATCGCGGTCAACGGCAACGGCTTTCTGGTGGTCAACGACGCCGCCGGCAGCACCGGCAAGTATCTGGCCACCCGCGCCGGCTCCTTCCGCTCGGATGCCAACGGCAACCTGGTGAATGCCGGCGGCTACTTCCTGCAGGGCGTCAAGCTGGGGGCGGACGGGCTGCCGGTCGGCAATGTCGGCGACAACAACGTGGACAGCCTGACCACGGTCAATGTCAACAACATCAGCGTCGCCTCGGCGCCGACCACCAACATGACCTTCTGGGCCAACCTTCCGGCCGGGCAGACCGCCTACACGGACACCCCCCAGAACGTGAACACCAACATCAGCAGCGTCGACTACTACGACGCGCTGGGCGCCACGCAAACGCTGACCTACCGCTTCATTCCGCAGACCGCCGCCGCGGCCGGCGACCCGAACACCAACACCTGGCTGGTGCAGGTGTTCGACAGCGCCACCGGCGGTGACCCGACCAAGGCCGCGACCGACGAATCCCGCTTGGTCGGGCAAGTGAAGATGCAATTCTGGGGTGCGGATTCGGGCGCCAACAAGGCCGGCACCATCAAGAGCCTGGCCAATGTCGCCGCGGGCGACACGACGGTCTACAGCGGCTACACCGCCGCCTCTGCCCCCGCCACGCCGGCGGCCTACGACCCGCTGCTGGGCAAGCTGACGCTGAAGCTCGGCACCATGGAGCTGCCGGTCAAGGTGGGCGTGCCGGAAAGCCCCTCGGGCATGACGCAGCTCAGCGGCCAGTACGTCGCCACCAAGATCGAGAAGGACGGCTCCGCCTTCGGCATGCTGGAGCGCGTGTCGGTCGAGGATGACGGCAAGGTGGTGGCCACCTTTTCCAACGGCCAGTCGCGGGCGATCTACCAGCTCAAGCTGGCGGTGTTCCCGAACGCCGACGGGCTGAACCCGGTCAGCGGCGATGCCTACGAGATGTCGCGCGCCGCCGGCGCCGTGCGGCTGCTGTCGGCCGGCGAGGGCTCGGCCGGCACCACCTCGGGTGGTGCGCTGGAATCCTCCAACGTCGACATCGGCACGGAGCTGACCAATCTGATCGAGACGCAGCGGGCCTACAGCTCCAACGCGTCCGTGGTGCGCACCGCCGACCAGATGCTGGAAGAAGCCACCAACCTGAAGCGCTGATCCGGGCAGGCGGGACGCCCCCAGGGCGCCCCGCCATTCGCGAAAATTCATGAACGGAAGCTGAGCCATGTCCCTCCAGGGCGCCATGTCGACCGCGCTGAGCTCGCTGGCCGCCGAGCAGCGGGCCTCGGCGGTCATCGCCAACAACATCGCCAATGCGCAGACGCCCGGCTACGTGCGGCGCGAGCTGCCGCGCAGCGAGAACCTTGTCGGTGGCACCGGCCAGGGCGTCGCGACCGGCGTCACGCAGCGCGCGGCGGACACCGTGCTGGCCGCGGCGTCGCGCACCGCGGGCGGCGCATCGGCTTTTGCCAGCCGCATGCAGGAGCTGTTGGGCAACTACACCAGCGTGATCGGCCAGCCGGCGGACGAGCGCTCGCTGTCGTCGCGCCTTGGTGCGCTGGAGGAGGCGATGACGGCGTTGTCCGTCACGCCGGAGAATGCCGTGGCGCAAAGCCAGGCGCTGGCCGCGGCGCAGGACCTGGTGGACAGCCTGCACGCCATGGACGGCGCCGTCTCCACCACGCGGACGGAAGCCGACCTCGGCGTGTCGCGCGACGTGGATGCCGTCAACACCGCGTTGCAGAACCTCAAGGAAGTGGACCGCCAGCTGGCGCAGGCCGCGGCGAGGGGCGGGTCCACCGCGGAATACGAGGACAAGCGCGACAGCATCCTCGCCGACGTGTCGGCCAAGCTGCCGATCCGCATCTATGACAATGGCCCGGGCCGGCTGATCGTCACCACCGATGGCGGCAACACGCTGTACGACAGCGGCACCGTGCACCCGCTGGCCTTCACGCACACGCCGTCCATCGCTTCCGACGTCCGCTTTGGCGGCGTGGCGCCCTACACGGCGGGCTTGTCGGGCGTGACGGTGGATGGCTTGGCGCTGCGCGTGTCGGACAGCGGCAGCATCAGTGCCAACCTGACGATCCGCGACCAGACCATGCCGAATTTCGCCGACATGCTGGACCAGGTGGCCGGCCGGCTGGCCGAGGCCTTCCAGGATGGCGACCCCACGGTCAGCGGCACGGTGCCGGGGCTGTTCACCCGCGGCGGCGCCGCTGCCTTCGACCCGGCGCAGCCGATGCTCGGCATGGCGCGCACCATCGCCATCAACAGCGCGGTGGATCCTGACCAGGGTGGCGCCATCTGGCGCATGCGCGACGGCATGGGGGCCGCCACGCAGGGCAACGCGTCCAGCAACAAGGTGGTGCTCGGCTGGCTGGACGCGATGGAACAGAACCGCGCCTTCAACCCCGCCACGGGCCTGCCATCCAGCATGGGCCTGTCGCAGGCGGCGGCGCAGACGGTCGGCCTGATGCAGGGCGAACGCGCCACCTGGGCGGACCGCGCCGCGACG includes the following:
- a CDS encoding flagellar hook protein FlgE, which encodes MTAINALRTSVSGLNAQATKLSGISNNIANSSTVGYKRVDTQFESLVLEGSSNGGSALAGTSSQNRVEISKVGQLQSTGIDTDIAVNGNGFLVVNDAAGSTGKYLATRAGSFRSDANGNLVNAGGYFLQGVKLGADGLPVGNVGDNNVDSLTTVNVNNISVASAPTTNMTFWANLPAGQTAYTDTPQNVNTNISSVDYYDALGATQTLTYRFIPQTAAAAGDPNTNTWLVQVFDSATGGDPTKAATDESRLVGQVKMQFWGADSGANKAGTIKSLANVAAGDTTVYSGYTAASAPATPAAYDPLLGKLTLKLGTMELPVKVGVPESPSGMTQLSGQYVATKIEKDGSAFGMLERVSVEDDGKVVATFSNGQSRAIYQLKLAVFPNADGLNPVSGDAYEMSRAAGAVRLLSAGEGSAGTTSGGALESSNVDIGTELTNLIETQRAYSSNASVVRTADQMLEEATNLKR
- the flgK gene encoding flagellar hook-associated protein FlgK, coding for MSLQGAMSTALSSLAAEQRASAVIANNIANAQTPGYVRRELPRSENLVGGTGQGVATGVTQRAADTVLAAASRTAGGASAFASRMQELLGNYTSVIGQPADERSLSSRLGALEEAMTALSVTPENAVAQSQALAAAQDLVDSLHAMDGAVSTTRTEADLGVSRDVDAVNTALQNLKEVDRQLAQAAARGGSTAEYEDKRDSILADVSAKLPIRIYDNGPGRLIVTTDGGNTLYDSGTVHPLAFTHTPSIASDVRFGGVAPYTAGLSGVTVDGLALRVSDSGSISANLTIRDQTMPNFADMLDQVAGRLAEAFQDGDPTVSGTVPGLFTRGGAAAFDPAQPMLGMARTIAINSAVDPDQGGAIWRMRDGMGAATQGNASSNKVVLGWLDAMEQNRAFNPATGLPSSMGLSQAAAQTVGLMQGERATWADRAATRASIATQASEDLVNKTAVSVDEELQRMMMVQQTYSASVQVIQAAAKMLEELSALRA